A genomic window from Peromyscus maniculatus bairdii isolate BWxNUB_F1_BW_parent chromosome 1, HU_Pman_BW_mat_3.1, whole genome shotgun sequence includes:
- the LOC102905006 gene encoding zinc finger protein 580 translates to MLLLPPRPPHPRSSSPEVMDPPPPKTPPFPKAEGPSSTSSSVAGPRQPRLGRHLLIDANGVPYTYTVQLEEEPRGPPQREATPGEPGARKGYSCPECARVFASPLRLQSHRVSHSDLKPFTCGACGKAFKRSSHLSRHRATHRARAGPPHTCPLCPRRFQDASELAQHVRLH, encoded by the coding sequence atgctgctgctgccgccgcggCCACCCCACCCTCGGTCCTCCTCCCCGGAGGTCATGGACCCACCGCCCCCCAAGACTCCCCCTTTTCCCAAGGCGGAAGGCCcctcctccacttcttcctcGGTGGCGGGGCCGCGACAACCGCGGCTGGGCCGCCACCTGCTCATCGACGCCAACGGGGTCCCCTACACGTACACGGTGCAGCTGGAGGAGGAACCTCGGGGCCCGCCACAGCGCGAGGCGACCCCGGGAGAGCCGGGTGCTCGCAAGGGCTACAGCTGCCCAGAGTGCGCCCGTGTCTTTGCCAGCCCTCTACGGCTGCAGAGCCACCGCGTGTCGCACTCGGACCTCAAGCCCTTTACATGTGGTGCTTGCGGCAAAGCCTTCAAGCGCTCCAGCCACCTGTCGCGGCACCGCGCCACCCACCGCGCGCGCGCTGGCCCACCGCACACCTGCCCGCTCTGTCCACGCCGCTTCCAGGACGCCTCGGAGCTGGCGCAGCACGTGCGCCTGCACTGA
- the LOC107399357 gene encoding LOW QUALITY PROTEIN: uncharacterized protein LOC107399357 (The sequence of the model RefSeq protein was modified relative to this genomic sequence to represent the inferred CDS: inserted 2 bases in 2 codons): MRPLLSLGFLLLPRDPVLPGTDCSQGFLVPLPPTAVGAIRGCRGPPGPETLLHWVPGMGGGMETRAAAEGAEPDRVVVRARDSPGGPRNVVQDGCRGVPYLVLVDKXAQREAGANGTSVQKKCYSCPVCVRVFQYMSYLQGHSITCSEVTPFKCDTCGKAFKRASHLERHHTTHRAXCPPRFRDEGELARHICGRPFQCLHCPCCFTEQNTPQKYTRWKEASMNCSWGPQGSWVS; encoded by the exons ATGCGGCCTCTCCTGAGTCTTGGTTTTCTACTCTTGCCAAGAG ACCCGGTACTGCCAGGTACTGACTGTAGCCAAGGGTTTCTGGTCCCTCTGCCGCCTACAGCTGTGGGCGCAATCCGGGGCTGTCGCGGGCCGCCCGGACCCGAGACGCTGCTGCACTGGGTACCaggcatgggaggagggatggagaccCGAGCGGCAGCAGAGGGGGCGGAGCCCG ACCGGGTGGTGGTCAGAGCGCGGGATAGTCCCGGAGGGCCACGAAATGTCGTGCAGGATGGCTGCAGA GGTGTCCCCTACCTAGTGCTGGTGGACA GGGCACAGAGGGAGGCCGGGGCCAATGGGACTTCGGTTCAGAAAAAGTGCTACAGCTGTCCGGTGTGCGTTAGGGTCTTCCAGTACATGTCTTACCTTCAGGGACACAGCATCACCTGCTCCGAGGTGACGCCCTTCAAATGCGACACCTGCGGGAAGGCATTCAAGCGGGCCAGTCACCTTGAGCGGCACCACACCACTCATAGGG GGTGCCCTCCCCGCTTCCGGGATGAGGGTGAGTTGGCCCGGCACATCTGTGGACGCCCATTCCAGTGCCTGCATTGCCCGTGCTGCTTTACCGAGCAGAACACACCACAGAAGTACACTCGGTGGAAGGAAGCATCCATGAACTGTTCCTGGGGACCCCAGGGATCCTGGGTCTCCTGA